A window of Bufo gargarizans isolate SCDJY-AF-19 chromosome 9, ASM1485885v1, whole genome shotgun sequence contains these coding sequences:
- the LOC122919611 gene encoding class II histocompatibility antigen, M alpha chain-like isoform X2 — protein MNMPWLRSSLDSLHTLVLLLPLLATLGHCDDGHLLSQVLFCQPNEPSSGLLKMFDEDQMFSYNFSDNSVSHWIKDFDKWRDQAFPDPSTIFSHVKLCNRFRQALTEALKDITPEAIGGAHVTVFTANPLKLGVKNTLICSIHDVYPPAVTITWKKNMDVLTRSLISSKYFAMSDLSFQVFSYLNVTPMNNEVYSCEVQLSGDNRTITEYWY, from the exons ATGAACATGCCGTGGCTCCGCTCATCCCTGGACAGTCTCCATACATTGGTGCTACTCCTCCCCCTGTTGGCCACTCTGGGTCACTGCG ATGATGGTCATCTATTGAGTCAGGTGTTGTTTTGTCAGCCCAACGAGCCATCATCGGGGCTTCTCAAGATGTTTGATGAAGATCAAATGTTCAGTTACAACTTTAGCGATAACTCAGTTTCTCATTGGATCAAAGACTTTGACAAGTGGCGCGACCAGGCTTTTCCTGACCCCTCAACGATATTCTCCCATGTGAAGCTATGTAATCGTTTTAGACAAGCGCTTACTGAAGCACTTAAAGATATTACTCCTGAAGCTATAG GTGGTGCACATGTGACGGTTTTTACAGCAAATCCTCTGAAACTGGGTGTAAAAAACACATTGATCTGTTCCATTCACGATGTCTATCCCCCGGCTGTGACCATCACTTGGAAGAAGAACATGGATGTTCTGACAAGATCATTAATCTCCTCAAAATATTTTGCTATGAGTGATCTGTCCTTTCAGGTGTTCTCCTATCTCAATGTCACTCCCATGAACAATGAAGTCTACTCTTGTGAAGTACAATTGTCAGGAGATAACCGAACTATTACAGAGTACTGGT